From Penicillium digitatum chromosome 5, complete sequence, one genomic window encodes:
- a CDS encoding AMP deaminase: MPTLIYRPILNFRIPIFCADNKPEDTRFEFRISLRSPLTAAKTRITPDRIRHTSKVPREICDGEISEFLLSLAAQSAQIQLKEQALAAFPNEQVYEPVDHFAIDEDDRDSDDDHVLMKYHYIKSRRQSSADLSWELEYMRHHKEEAEMRIRAMGASGQPMSAPEHNENGKSPPMLGNDIVLPRSTSPEGTICEHISTDIGSRGVHAPCTGCGDLWCAAPPRGSRKGAGLWMGTCCKGTDQGRELHGLLPGIVTPMPRVDEAGISMGLSPSPSHTHLDRLAASPGNRSSRKPASPNLQKAIDSEFHDGFVTQIYNYLSLGYPCLARYYDYELSRISGISIEDLRRDDLQTDDRGYVVAPGTDDLANACTRWKALRLYIQEWARQEPGMAEEDTNLEGWGLPERRGSWAI, translated from the exons ATGCCCACACTTATCTACCGTCCGATTCTCAATTTTCGTATTCCAATCTTCTGCGCCGACAACAAGCCCGAAGACACTCGTTTCGAGTTCCGGATCTCCCTTCGATCCCCTCTAACAGCAGCGAAGACTCGGATAACTCCAGATCGCATTCGGC ATACAAGCAAGGTACCCCGTGAAATCTGCGATGGAGAGATCTCGGAATTCTTGCTCTCTCTTGCCGCTCAATCGGCACAGATCCAGTTGAAGGAGCAAGCGTTGGCTGCTTTTCCCAACGAGCAAGTGTACGAGCCTGTTGATCATTTTGCcatcgacgaagatgatcGAGACTCAGACGATGATCATGTGTTAATGAAGTATCATTATATCAAGTCTCGACGACAATCTTCGGCTGATTTGTCCTGGGAACTTGAGTACATGCGCCACCACAAGGAGGAGGCTGAAATGAGGATACGGGCTATGGGTGCATCTGGACAACCAATGTCTGCACCAGAGCACAATGAGAATGGCAAGAGCCCGCCCATGCTTGGCAATGACATCGTCCTTCCTCGAAGCACCTCACCCGAGGGAACAATATGTGAGCATATTAGCACCGATATAGGCTCTCGTGGCGTACATGCTCCTTGTACTGGCTGTGGTGACTTGTGGTGCGCAGCGCCTCCCCGAGGTAGCAGAAAGGGTGCTGGTCTTTGGATGGGCACTTGTTGCAAGGGCACGGATCAAGGGCGGGAATTGCACGGTCTCCTGCCTGGCATTGTGACCCCCATGCCTCGTGTTGACGAGGCTGGCATTAGCATGGGACTCAGTCCATCTCCTTCCCATACACATCTGGATCGTCTCGCAGCCTCGCCTGGAAACCGTAGTTCCCGGAAACCGGCAAGCCCTAATCTCCAGAAGGCCATCGACTCCGAATTCCATGATGGATTTGTGACCCAAATTTACAACTACTTGTCTCTGGGTTACCCATGCCTTGCCCGTTATTATGACTACGAGCTTAGCCGAATTTCGGGTATCTCCATCGAGGACCTTCGCCGGGATGACTTGCAAACCGATGATAGAGGCTATGTTGTAGCCCCAGGGACGGACGACCTCGCGAATGCCTGTACACGATGGAAAGCTCTCCGTCTATATATCCAGGAATGGGCGAGACAAGAGCCTGGCATGGCGGAAGAAGATACCAACCTTGAAGGCTGGGGACTGCCAGAACGAAGAGGTAGCTGGGCCATTTGA